The nucleotide sequence CTGATGAGAATGGTCGTTGGAGTTTACCTTATAAAACAACTCATGCTGGAAATATTGAAGTTTCAGTAAGTTTCGAAGGTAATAACATCTATTTAGCTTCTCAAAACACAACTGTCTTCAATGTGGAAGCTAATAATGGAACAAATGGTACTAATGGAACTACTAACAATTCAGCTGCAACTGCAGCTATGAAAAAAACAGGAATACCAATAATACCTATTTTATTAATAATATTAGCTATGATTGGGGTAGTATATAGAAAAAGATAATTTTAAAAAGTTTTAAGGGCTTTAATTTTTGCCCTTTTTGTTTATTTTTATATTTTTTTATTTTTAATATTTATTTTATAAAAATAGAAATTTGTTTATTAAAAAAGCCAACAACCTATATTTAGGTTATTGGCTTATTAATTAATATATAGTTAAATTATTCTTTATTTTTTATACTATAATAATCATCTAAGTTACGTTGCAATAGGTCAATTATTTGTTGTGTTACTTCAGGATTCATTATAAGGTGTAGATTGCTTTCTTTTTTAGTTTCAATGCTTCCATTTGTATTTACAATTTTATCGTTAACAATCAATAATCTAATGTCTAAATCTGTTGAAGATCCAATTGCTCCAGTAACATAGATTTGTTGTGCAAATTCATCTATGTTTAAATCAAAATTTTCAATTGATTTATTATTAAAATCTATTATTTTATCTTCCATTAGCTACTCCTCCTTTCATGAAGTAACTCACCCTATTATTAAATAAATTTCGAGTTCTATTATATTTGTTCTGATTATTTCTTTCATTTGTTGTAGTTGCATATGTAGCATGTTTTTCTGAAATGTTATTTGTTTTTATCTTTTTCAGATGTTCATATTCTTTTTTATTTATTGATATTTTTTCATTTTCTTCTATTTCTTTTTCGACTTCATCTAAATCAATATCTGGAACATCTGTTTGAAACATTTTGTCTATTTCTTCATCAGTATATTCAATTATATCTTCATCGAATGTTTCAGCTTGTTTTTCCATTTCTCTAATAGATAGTTCATTTTGGACATTATCTAACATTTTAACAATATTTGATTTTGCATTCAATGAGTATTTATTTGAATTATCTTTTATTATAAATTCAGAATCAATTAAATTATTTATAAATTTATCTAAAGTAGATCTAGATATATTTGAACCAACAGCTATTTGTTGTTTAGTATATGAATTAAAAGGGTGTGCTAACAAGTAATCAACAACTTTTACTTGTGGACAATTCCCCATAATTTCACTTAACATAAATCATAATCCCTCACATCACTTTTTTATGTACTATTATTATACATTGCATACTTAATAAATGTATTGAAAATAATCATGAATTATTTTAATGTTAAATTATTATACATGAAATAATCATATCAAAATGGTTAAATAATACTATTGTCCATATAATTATTATGAAAGATGATTATGGAGTTCAAGAAGAAATTCTTTTTTCACTTTTTAGAACTAGACATATAGGTAAAAAACACACGCCTATTAATAATGTCTGCAAAAGATTAACAAAATTTCCCTGTAAACAAATACGGCATGATATAAAATCTCTTATGAAACAAGGTTTGATTCTTCCATATCCTACTGGACATGATCCTGATGTTAGATTAAATCCCAAAAAAATGAATGAAATTAAAGAAATTATTCGTCTTAAAATACTAACTATTGAAAAAAACTTTGGATAAAACTTATTCTCATAGTTTAATCTATTTTTTTATTTAATTTACTTATTTATTTTGTAAGGAGCATTTGATAAGTAAAAAAATAATTTTATAATTATAAATAGAAATATGTAGCTATGAAAAAAAGAATAAGGATAAAATTTAATCTATAATAAATGAATTTATTAGATTATTAAATAGTAGATTATTGAATATTAGAATATTATATATTAGATTATTATATTATAGATTAATCAAATATTAGATTATTTAATTTAAGAAGAGATTTCTAAGCTATTGCCATTGAAGTTTCAACATTTGGGATGTTTAAAATGTTATCTCCAATTAAATCAACAGGATTTAAGGAAATAGACTTGTTATGTATTGTTACAAATAAGTTGATATTTAATTCAATCTTTTTTTCATGGATTGAAATATTTAATACTCCATTTAGTTTATCATTTAGATATTGTTTTTTTGTGTTGAATTTTTTAGATGCATTTGATATTTCAACACCAATAGGGATGTTTTTTTCATCAAAATCTATGCTTACTGAATTATCTAAAAATTCTGAGTATTCAAAGTCCTTATAATATTCATCATCTAAAAAAGCAAATAGAATATCATTTTCATAATCATAATCTATTTCCATTACTTTTTTTTTCATTTTCTATTCCTTCTTTAATTTTTTCAAATCTGTCTTTTCTTATTGGGTGTGTAGTTGGAAGATTTATAAATTTATCCTTT is from Methanobrevibacter sp. TMH8 and encodes:
- a CDS encoding DUF3467 domain-containing protein, which translates into the protein MEDKIIDFNNKSIENFDLNIDEFAQQIYVTGAIGSSTDLDIRLLIVNDKIVNTNGSIETKKESNLHLIMNPEVTQQIIDLLQRNLDDYYSIKNKE
- a CDS encoding DUF2283 domain-containing protein; the protein is MKKKVMEIDYDYENDILFAFLDDEYYKDFEYSEFLDNSVSIDFDEKNIPIGVEISNASKKFNTKKQYLNDKLNGVLNISIHEKKIELNINLFVTIHNKSISLNPVDLIGDNILNIPNVETSMAIA